AGAGGATCAAAATGGGATCAGCCTTTAGTGCCTTTGGATAAAGTAGGAGGTAAGAAATGACATATTACATAGGATTTGATATTGGTGGGACATCCATCAAATATGCTCTTGTTTCAGACAGTGGTGAGCTAATAGACAATGGCTCATTTCCATCGACACCTGATGATGGTGAACAAATCATGGCTAGTATGACAAAGCAAGTCACTCGCTTCCAAGAGAGCTATCATATTGAAAGTGTTGGCATTAGTATGCCTGGTATAGTCAGAAAAGATGGGTATATGGTTGCAGCTGGTGCTATAAAACCATTTTATAAAGTCAATCTCAAAGAAAAATGTGAAGCTGCTTTTCACTTGCCAGTTGTTCTTGAAAATGATGCAAATTGCGTAGCGATTGCCGAGCAATGGCTGGGCAATGCCCAAGGTATTGAAAATTATGTCGTCGTTACATTGGGTACTGCCGTTGGCTGCGGTATTATCATTAATGGTAAAATCTATCATGGCGCTCATGGCGCTGCTGGAGAAATTGGCTGGAGTATGCAAGGCTCACTCGACTACACACATGATCTAGAAGAAGACTCATGGAACTTTACTAGTGGTGTTATATTAGGGCTTTACAATCGCTATTATCAAGCAACTGGTCAGGAAATATCTGATGCACGCCTGATACTCGACTTAGTCCGAAAAGGTGATGTGGTAGCTACCAAAGTCATGGATCAGTATTATGAGGATGTCGCCAAGGGCTTACTAAATTTGATTTGTGCGTTTGATCCCGAGGTGTTACTCATAGGTGGTGGCATCAGTGCCAATCAGGAGTTTTTGGAAAACCTTACAGATAGATTTGATAAAATTAAGCGTCATCATAGCAGCATTAATCGATTAAAAAATGAAACGATAGCAGATATCAAACCTTGTTTCTTACGAAATGATGCAGGCTTGATTGGTGCTGTATATCAAGCTAAAAAAATGAAGTAAAAAAAATGAGTAGGTCATGTCTAGACCTGCTCATTTTTTAATTGATGCCTGCAACCCAACCTGTTGCAAGCGCTGACGTAATATTAAAACCACCTGTATGGGCATTAATATCTAAAACTTCTCCTGCAAAATAGAGATTATCGACTGATTTACTCATTAAGGTTTTAGGTCTAATCTCACTTAAATCAACGCCACCAGCTGTGACAAATGATTTGGCTAAACTCATGGTACCTGTTACCTTTATAGGGAAAGCTTTCATTTTTTTGATTAAACTTGTGACTTGTTTTTCAGAAAGCTGTTTTACTTTAGCATCAGGGGAGATAGCAGATGCGCCGATTAAAAACTCGGCGACACGTTCCTGTAATAGAGACTTAGCAACGTTTTTGACTGATTTATCCCGTAATTCTGTGAATGTCTCTGACAGAGCAGCTTCAGATAGGTCAGGTAAAAAGTCAATACTGACCCAATCGGCTTCTTTGACAAAGGTAGATGCACGTAATGCAGCAGGACCAGACAAGCCAAAGTGGGTAAATAATAGATCATGTCTAATCACATGCTTGCCAATCTGCAGGGTGATATCTCGTAGTGAAATACCTTGTAATGTTTTATGAGGAAAATCCGTTGTCAAGGGACTTTCAGCTGGACTCAGCTCAGTCACTTTAAGTTTAAAATGCCGTGCGATATCATGACCATATCCAGTAGACCCAGTAGATGGGTAAGATTTCCCACCAGTTGTGACAATCAATTTGCGGCAGGTAAACTCGCAATCAGCCGTTTTAATCAGGAAATTGCCATCATCAGTTTTAGTCGTTGAGATGACTTCTGACTGGGTGGCGATTGTGGCACCCAACTCGACTATCTTGGCTTGTAGGGCTGATATGATCGTTTGCGATTTATCTGTCGCTGGAAAGACACGACCATGGTCTTCAACCTTTAATCTCGTGCCATTTTCTTCAAAGAAATTGATGATGTCATGGTTATCAAACTGGGCAAATGTACTGTATAAAAATTTCCCACCATGTGGTATACCTGCTAGAATATCATCAAGGCTTCCATTATTGGTGACGTTACAGC
The DNA window shown above is from Lactococcus paracarnosus and carries:
- a CDS encoding ROK family protein, whose amino-acid sequence is MTYYIGFDIGGTSIKYALVSDSGELIDNGSFPSTPDDGEQIMASMTKQVTRFQESYHIESVGISMPGIVRKDGYMVAAGAIKPFYKVNLKEKCEAAFHLPVVLENDANCVAIAEQWLGNAQGIENYVVVTLGTAVGCGIIINGKIYHGAHGAAGEIGWSMQGSLDYTHDLEEDSWNFTSGVILGLYNRYYQATGQEISDARLILDLVRKGDVVATKVMDQYYEDVAKGLLNLICAFDPEVLLIGGGISANQEFLENLTDRFDKIKRHHSSINRLKNETIADIKPCFLRNDAGLIGAVYQAKKMK
- a CDS encoding NAD(P)/FAD-dependent oxidoreductase, giving the protein MKTNYDTIIIGGGPSGMMAAVASSFYGRKTLILDKNKKLGKKLAMTGGGRCNVTNNGSLDDILAGIPHGGKFLYSTFAQFDNHDIINFFEENGTRLKVEDHGRVFPATDKSQTIISALQAKIVELGATIATQSEVISTTKTDDGNFLIKTADCEFTCRKLIVTTGGKSYPSTGSTGYGHDIARHFKLKVTELSPAESPLTTDFPHKTLQGISLRDITLQIGKHVIRHDLLFTHFGLSGPAALRASTFVKEADWVSIDFLPDLSEAALSETFTELRDKSVKNVAKSLLQERVAEFLIGASAISPDAKVKQLSEKQVTSLIKKMKAFPIKVTGTMSLAKSFVTAGGVDLSEIRPKTLMSKSVDNLYFAGEVLDINAHTGGFNITSALATGWVAGIN